In one Pseudomonas purpurea genomic region, the following are encoded:
- a CDS encoding DUF3885 domain-containing protein: MSFRNQIEEIFQGKAFARPLFYSYPAGLRFELSESGTAIEMFLLALQKARLICDDLFPEEGSLVVCLRGYSDALPSAYRPLYSELKAAGIKIPKDRCYWVEPAPREEWFDENVPQCWSSVAFHAPLSQLQNLLWCAMAHDFGYIQPHLSCAIYLFNLEQQVMALPYDDRGMDVVGPNREVLLGLYQKYPQYLLDHDRPEMDETFGTPADDPSC, translated from the coding sequence GTGAGTTTCAGGAATCAGATTGAAGAAATCTTTCAAGGAAAGGCATTTGCAAGACCGCTTTTTTACTCCTACCCCGCAGGCTTGCGATTTGAGCTGTCCGAGTCGGGCACGGCCATTGAAATGTTCCTCCTGGCCCTGCAAAAGGCCCGACTGATATGCGATGACCTATTCCCCGAAGAGGGGTCGCTGGTGGTTTGCCTTCGCGGATACTCGGATGCCCTTCCCTCTGCCTACCGCCCCCTTTACTCGGAACTGAAAGCGGCGGGCATCAAGATCCCCAAGGACCGATGCTATTGGGTCGAGCCGGCACCTCGAGAGGAGTGGTTTGACGAAAACGTTCCTCAGTGCTGGTCGAGCGTGGCTTTCCACGCCCCCTTGTCGCAACTTCAGAACTTGCTCTGGTGCGCCATGGCACATGATTTCGGATACATCCAGCCACATCTGAGTTGCGCCATTTACCTGTTCAATCTGGAACAACAGGTAATGGCGCTCCCCTACGACGACCGTGGCATGGACGTGGTCGGCCCGAACCGGGAAGTGCTCTTGGGGCTGTATCAGAAGTACCCGCAGTACCTGCTGGACCATGACCGCCCCGAGATGGATGAAACCTTTGGAACACCAGCAGACGACCCTTCGTGCTGA
- the rtcR gene encoding RNA repair transcriptional activator RtcR, with translation MQAKRTVAIGFIGSTLDRVGKGANRWSHWRPSVGLCQQPDVLINRLELIHGVDARDISLAERIREDIRQVSPETEVRLHPMPLRNPWDFEEVYGALHDFTTDYRFDTEHEDYLVHITTGTHVAQICWFLLTEARYLPARLIQTSPARRNNEEERATGTHALIDLDLSRYDRIASRFAHKRLEGLAFLKAGIVTLNAAFNRSIEQIERVAVRSRAPMLLIGPTGAGKSFLARRIYELKRSRHQIQGRFVEVNCATLRGDGAMSTLFGHIKGAFTGAQNARDGLLRAADGGMLFLDEIGELGADEQAMLLKAIEEKRFFPLGSDTEVESDFLIIAGTHRDLRSRVAEGLFREDLYARINLWTFDLPGLAGRREDIEPNIDFELERHAREQGQLVRFNLEARRRYLAFASSSEAVWLGNFRELSASITRMATLADSGRIDEAQTLEEIDRLRYAWGLTQPEDDLDSLLGDNAEIDLFDHLQLKAVIDVCRESDSLSDAGRRLFGVSRQAKAQPNDADRLRKYLARFAIDWKQVADTKQ, from the coding sequence ATGCAGGCCAAGCGCACCGTCGCCATCGGTTTTATCGGCTCCACCCTCGATCGCGTCGGCAAAGGCGCCAATCGCTGGAGCCATTGGCGTCCGAGCGTGGGCCTGTGCCAACAGCCGGACGTGCTGATCAACCGCCTGGAGCTGATTCACGGTGTCGACGCACGGGACATCAGCCTGGCCGAGCGGATTCGCGAAGACATCCGCCAGGTCTCGCCGGAAACCGAAGTGCGCCTGCACCCCATGCCCCTGCGCAACCCCTGGGACTTCGAAGAGGTGTACGGCGCGCTGCATGACTTCACCACCGACTACCGTTTCGACACCGAACACGAGGACTACCTGGTTCACATCACCACCGGGACCCACGTGGCGCAGATCTGCTGGTTCCTGCTCACCGAAGCACGCTACCTGCCCGCAAGGCTGATTCAGACGTCCCCGGCGCGACGCAACAACGAAGAAGAGCGCGCCACCGGCACTCACGCACTGATCGATCTCGACCTGTCGCGCTACGACCGCATCGCCTCACGCTTCGCCCACAAACGCCTGGAGGGCCTGGCCTTTCTGAAAGCCGGGATCGTCACACTCAACGCTGCGTTCAATCGCTCCATCGAGCAGATCGAGCGGGTGGCCGTGCGCTCTCGGGCGCCCATGCTGTTGATCGGGCCGACCGGTGCCGGCAAGTCGTTTCTGGCCCGACGCATCTATGAACTCAAGCGCAGCCGCCATCAGATCCAGGGCCGCTTCGTCGAAGTCAACTGCGCCACCTTGCGCGGCGACGGCGCCATGTCCACGCTGTTCGGGCACATCAAAGGCGCCTTCACCGGCGCACAAAATGCCCGCGACGGCCTGCTGCGCGCAGCCGATGGCGGCATGCTGTTTCTTGATGAAATCGGCGAACTGGGCGCGGATGAACAGGCGATGCTGCTCAAGGCCATTGAAGAGAAGCGCTTCTTTCCTCTGGGCTCGGACACCGAGGTGGAGAGCGACTTCCTGATCATCGCCGGCACTCACCGCGACCTACGCAGCCGCGTAGCCGAAGGGCTGTTTCGCGAAGACCTGTACGCGCGTATCAACCTCTGGACTTTCGACCTGCCGGGCCTCGCCGGACGCCGCGAGGACATCGAGCCGAACATCGACTTCGAACTGGAACGCCATGCCCGCGAGCAAGGCCAACTGGTGCGTTTCAACCTGGAAGCGCGGCGCCGTTACCTGGCCTTCGCCAGCTCCAGCGAGGCAGTCTGGCTGGGTAACTTCCGCGAGCTGTCGGCCTCGATCACGCGCATGGCCACCCTGGCAGACAGTGGCCGCATCGATGAAGCGCAGACCCTGGAAGAAATCGACCGACTGCGCTACGCCTGGGGCCTGACACAACCGGAAGATGACCTGGATTCACTGCTGGGCGACAACGCCGAGATAGACCTGTTCGATCACCTGCAACTCAAGGCGGTGATCGACGTCTGCCGCGAGTCCGACAGCCTGTCCGATGCCGGGCGACGATTGTTTGGCGTATCCCGCCAGGCAAAGGCCCAACCCAATGACGCCGATCGTTTGCGCAAATACCTGGCACGCTTCGCTATTGACTGGAAGCAAGTGGCCGATACAAAACAATAG